One Natrinema marinum genomic window carries:
- a CDS encoding pyridoxamine 5'-phosphate oxidase family protein: protein MAIDQETEMTDAEIDDFLSRHETGVLSLARTDDPYAIPISYGYDDNERAFYMRLVSTPESEKRQFLESTPAARLVIYDEAESSYRSIIATGELESIEPAALTPDEIAQYGDAKRPLFEIWAQGKKSLDIELYRLVPETLNGRRTEVNREE from the coding sequence ATGGCTATCGACCAGGAAACCGAGATGACCGACGCGGAGATCGACGACTTCCTCAGTCGGCACGAGACGGGGGTGCTGTCGCTCGCGCGGACGGACGACCCCTACGCGATTCCGATTTCGTACGGCTACGACGACAACGAGCGGGCGTTCTACATGCGGCTGGTATCGACACCTGAGAGCGAGAAACGCCAGTTCCTCGAGTCGACGCCCGCGGCGCGGCTCGTCATCTACGACGAAGCGGAGTCGTCGTACCGGAGCATCATCGCGACGGGCGAACTCGAGAGCATCGAACCCGCAGCGCTAACCCCGGACGAGATCGCACAGTACGGCGATGCGAAGCGGCCGCTGTTCGAAATCTGGGCGCAAGGGAAGAAATCCCTCGACATCGAACTCTATCGGCTCGTTCCCGAGACGCTCAACGGCCGGCGAACCGAAGTGAATCGCGAGGAGTAA